A genomic region of Bradyrhizobium sp. ORS 278 contains the following coding sequences:
- a CDS encoding PaaI family thioesterase yields MTAKMTIPELEEFLHAEFPQAFRTGGDIAIESADGRSCALRQRFNERMLRPGGTVSGPTLMALADFAMYVVLLSAIGPVGLAVTTNLNINFLRKGAAGADVLAEARLLKLGKRLAVGEVTLLSGESPDPIAHVTATYSIPNT; encoded by the coding sequence ATGACGGCCAAGATGACCATTCCGGAGCTGGAGGAGTTCCTGCACGCGGAATTTCCGCAGGCCTTCCGGACCGGCGGCGACATCGCGATCGAGAGCGCCGACGGCAGGAGCTGCGCGCTGCGGCAGCGCTTCAACGAGCGCATGCTGCGGCCCGGCGGAACCGTGTCCGGGCCGACGCTGATGGCGTTGGCCGATTTCGCGATGTACGTGGTGCTGCTATCGGCGATCGGCCCGGTCGGGCTCGCGGTCACCACGAATCTCAACATCAACTTCCTGCGCAAGGGCGCCGCCGGGGCCGACGTGCTGGCCGAGGCGCGGCTGCTGAAGCTCGGCAAGCGGCTGGCTGTGGGCGAAGTCACTCTGCTGTCAGGGGAATCGCCTGATCCGATCGCCCACGTTACAGCAACCTATTCCATTCCGAACACGTGA
- a CDS encoding enoyl-CoA hydratase: MSAPALADATATPILLREMAGSVAVLTLNRPAQRNSLSESLIAELHQMLDEIGADKAVRAVVIAANGPAFCAGHDLKELTARRADADRGRAFFARLMNACSAMMQAIVHMPKPVVASVQGIATAAGCQLVASCDLAVASEHASFATPGVDIGLFCSTPMVALSRNITRKQAMEMLLTGEPVPAPRAREIGLVNRVVTPGTERETAIALAQQVARKSAHTIKLGKEAFYRQAEMSLADAYRYAAEVMTENMLARDAEEGIGAFIEKRTPTWRDE; encoded by the coding sequence ATGTCCGCCCCTGCCCTCGCCGATGCGACCGCCACGCCGATCCTGCTGCGCGAGATGGCCGGCTCCGTCGCGGTGCTGACGCTGAACCGGCCCGCCCAGCGCAACAGCCTCTCGGAGTCGCTGATCGCCGAGTTGCATCAGATGCTCGACGAGATCGGCGCCGACAAGGCGGTGCGCGCCGTCGTGATCGCCGCCAATGGCCCGGCCTTCTGCGCCGGCCACGATCTGAAAGAGCTCACCGCGCGCCGAGCCGACGCCGATCGCGGCCGCGCCTTCTTCGCCAGGCTGATGAACGCCTGCAGCGCGATGATGCAGGCGATCGTCCACATGCCGAAGCCCGTCGTCGCCTCCGTGCAGGGCATCGCCACCGCGGCAGGCTGCCAGCTGGTCGCGAGCTGCGATCTGGCCGTGGCCTCCGAGCACGCCTCCTTCGCCACGCCCGGCGTCGACATCGGCCTGTTCTGCTCGACCCCGATGGTGGCGCTGTCGCGCAACATCACACGCAAGCAGGCCATGGAGATGCTGCTGACCGGCGAGCCGGTTCCGGCGCCGCGCGCCCGCGAGATCGGTCTCGTCAACCGCGTGGTAACGCCCGGCACGGAACGCGAGACGGCGATTGCGCTGGCACAACAAGTCGCGCGCAAATCCGCGCATACGATCAAGCTCGGCAAGGAGGCATTCTACCGCCAGGCCGAGATGAGCCTTGCCGACGCCTATCGTTATGCGGCAGAGGTTATGACCGAAAACATGCTCGCCCGCGACGCGGAAGAAGGCATCGGCGCCTTCATCGAGAAGCGGACGCCGACCTGGCGGGATGAGTGA
- the rplM gene encoding 50S ribosomal protein L13, producing the protein MKTFSAKPAEVQKKWVVIDAKGLVVGRLATLVAMRLRGKHLPIYTPHVDCGDNVIIVNAKHAVFTGRKREQKTYYKHTGFVGHVKERTARQILEGRFPERVLEKAVERMIPRGPLGRVQMGNLRVYGGPDHPHEAQNPEKIDIAKLNRKNTRAA; encoded by the coding sequence ATGAAAACCTTTTCGGCAAAGCCGGCCGAGGTCCAGAAGAAGTGGGTCGTGATCGACGCCAAGGGTCTGGTCGTCGGCCGTCTCGCCACGCTGGTCGCCATGCGGCTGCGCGGCAAGCACCTCCCGATCTACACCCCGCATGTCGATTGCGGCGACAACGTCATCATCGTCAACGCAAAGCATGCCGTGTTCACCGGCCGCAAGCGCGAGCAGAAGACGTACTACAAGCACACCGGCTTCGTCGGTCACGTCAAGGAGCGCACCGCGCGCCAGATCCTCGAAGGCCGCTTCCCGGAGCGCGTGCTCGAGAAGGCCGTCGAGCGCATGATCCCGCGCGGCCCGCTCGGCCGCGTGCAGATGGGCAATCTGCGTGTCTATGGCGGACCTGATCATCCGCACGAAGCGCAGAACCCCGAGAAGATCGACATCGCGAAGTTGAACCGCAAGAACACGAGGGCCGCATAA
- the rpsI gene encoding 30S ribosomal protein S9, whose protein sequence is MAESIQSLDQLSQLKGAVTAPDAPKYEKKVDKFGRAYATGKRKDAVARVWIKPGSGKVTVNTRDIEVYFARPVLRMMIEQPMVVAARKGQYDVICTVAGGGLSGQAGAVRHGLSKALTNFEPELRSVLKKGGFLTRDSRVVERKKYGKAKARRSFQFSKR, encoded by the coding sequence ATGGCCGAAAGCATCCAGTCTCTCGATCAGCTGTCGCAGCTCAAGGGCGCGGTCACCGCTCCCGACGCTCCGAAGTATGAGAAGAAGGTCGACAAGTTCGGCCGCGCCTATGCCACCGGCAAGCGCAAGGACGCGGTTGCCCGCGTCTGGATCAAGCCGGGCTCCGGCAAGGTCACCGTCAACACCCGCGACATCGAAGTCTACTTCGCCCGTCCGGTGCTGCGCATGATGATCGAGCAGCCGATGGTCGTCGCCGCCCGCAAGGGCCAGTACGACGTGATCTGCACGGTCGCCGGCGGCGGTCTGTCCGGCCAGGCCGGCGCGGTCCGTCACGGCCTGTCCAAGGCGCTGACGAACTTCGAGCCGGAACTGCGCAGCGTCCTCAAGAAGGGCGGCTTCCTGACCCGCGACTCGCGTGTCGTCGAGCGTAAGAAGTACGGCAAGGCCAAGGCCCGCCGCTCCTTCCAGTTCTCGAAGCGCTGA
- a CDS encoding O-acetylhomoserine aminocarboxypropyltransferase, with amino-acid sequence MTERAPGFSTLAIHAGAQPDPTTGARATPIYQTTSFVFNDADHAASLFGLQAFGNIYTRIGNPTNAVLEERVAALEGGTAALAVASGHAAQVVALQQLLSPGDEFIAARKLYGGSINQFTHSFKSFGWNVVWADTDDVASFEAAVSPRTKAIFIESIANPGGTITDIEAIAQVARKAGVPLIVDNTLASPYLIRPIDHGADIVLHSLTKFLGGHGNSIGGIIVDAGTFDWAGSGDKYPMLTQPRPEYHGIRIHETFGNFAFAIACRVLGLRDLGPALSPFNAFLILTGIETLPLRVQKHSDNAKAVAEYLSKHPAVASVSYAGLPEDKYHALARKYSPKGAGAVFTFSLKGGYDAGVKLVSNLKLFSHLANVGDTRSLVIHPASTTHSQLDDASKIKAGAGPDIVRISVGIEDKEDLIADLEQALSA; translated from the coding sequence ATGACCGAACGTGCCCCCGGATTTTCCACCCTCGCCATTCACGCCGGCGCCCAGCCCGACCCGACCACCGGCGCGCGGGCGACACCGATCTACCAGACCACGTCTTTCGTCTTCAACGACGCCGACCACGCCGCCTCGCTGTTCGGGCTGCAGGCGTTCGGCAACATCTACACCCGCATCGGCAACCCGACCAACGCCGTGCTCGAGGAGCGCGTCGCAGCCCTCGAGGGCGGCACCGCCGCGCTCGCGGTCGCCTCGGGCCATGCCGCGCAGGTCGTGGCGCTGCAGCAGCTGCTGTCCCCCGGCGACGAATTCATCGCCGCGCGAAAACTCTATGGCGGTTCGATCAACCAGTTCACGCATTCGTTCAAGAGCTTCGGCTGGAACGTGGTGTGGGCCGACACCGATGACGTCGCGAGCTTCGAGGCCGCGGTGAGCCCGCGCACCAAGGCGATCTTCATCGAGTCCATCGCCAATCCCGGCGGCACCATCACCGACATCGAGGCGATCGCGCAGGTCGCGCGGAAAGCGGGCGTGCCGCTGATCGTCGACAACACCCTGGCCTCGCCCTATCTGATCCGCCCGATCGATCACGGCGCCGACATCGTGCTGCACTCGCTGACCAAGTTCCTCGGCGGCCACGGCAACTCGATCGGCGGCATCATCGTCGACGCCGGCACGTTCGACTGGGCCGGCAGCGGCGACAAATATCCGATGCTGACGCAGCCGCGTCCCGAATATCATGGCATTCGCATCCACGAGACCTTCGGCAATTTCGCCTTCGCGATCGCCTGCCGCGTGCTCGGCCTGCGCGATCTCGGCCCCGCGCTGTCGCCGTTCAACGCGTTCCTGATCCTCACCGGCATCGAGACCCTGCCGCTGCGCGTGCAGAAGCACAGCGACAACGCCAAGGCCGTCGCCGAATATCTCAGCAAGCACCCGGCGGTCGCCTCGGTCAGCTATGCCGGCCTGCCCGAGGACAAGTACCACGCGCTCGCCCGCAAATATTCGCCGAAGGGCGCCGGCGCGGTGTTCACCTTCTCGCTGAAGGGCGGCTACGACGCCGGCGTCAAGCTGGTGTCCAATTTGAAGCTGTTCTCGCATCTCGCCAATGTCGGCGACACCCGCTCGCTGGTGATCCACCCGGCCTCGACCACGCACAGCCAGCTCGACGACGCCTCGAAGATCAAGGCGGGCGCCGGCCCCGACATCGTCCGCATCTCCGTCGGCATCGAGGACAAGGAAGACCTGATCGCCGATCTCGAGCAGGCGCTGAGCGCGTAA
- a CDS encoding CoA-binding protein: MNHDTYPDDYIRGILNGVKVIAMVGASPSEIRPSFFAFKYLVQRGYDMIPVNPGHVGKSLMGRPFVASLADINRPLDMVDIFRSSQHIMPVVDEAMKLSPLPKVIWMQLGARDDAAAEKAEAAGLKVVMNRCPKIEYGRLSSEISWMGVNSRTISAKRAPIPTQGMRLSLNRTSVGGGATAAADRAAKDRSDPT, encoded by the coding sequence ATGAATCACGACACCTACCCCGACGACTACATCCGCGGCATTCTCAACGGCGTGAAGGTGATCGCGATGGTCGGCGCCTCGCCGTCCGAGATCCGGCCGAGCTTCTTCGCCTTCAAATATCTGGTGCAGCGCGGCTACGACATGATTCCGGTGAATCCCGGTCATGTCGGTAAGAGCCTGATGGGCCGCCCGTTCGTCGCCTCGCTCGCCGACATCAACCGTCCGCTCGACATGGTCGATATTTTCAGAAGCTCGCAGCACATCATGCCCGTGGTGGACGAGGCGATGAAGCTCTCCCCTTTGCCGAAGGTGATCTGGATGCAGCTCGGCGCGCGCGACGATGCCGCGGCCGAAAAGGCCGAGGCCGCCGGCCTGAAGGTGGTCATGAACCGCTGCCCCAAGATCGAATATGGCCGGCTGTCGTCGGAGATCTCCTGGATGGGCGTCAACTCCCGCACCATCAGCGCCAAGCGCGCGCCGATCCCGACCCAAGGCATGCGATTGTCGCTGAATCGCACCAGCGTCGGTGGCGGCGCCACCGCGGCGGCCGATCGCGCCGCGAAGGACAGAAGCGATCCGACCTGA